A single Oryza brachyantha chromosome 8, ObraRS2, whole genome shotgun sequence DNA region contains:
- the LOC102722323 gene encoding protein NRT1/ PTR FAMILY 6.3-like, with translation MVGMLPESNAQAADVLGDAWDYGGRPAARSRTGRWGAAAMILVAELNERLTTLGIAVNLVTYLTATMHVGNAEAANVVTNFMGTSFMLCLLGGFVADSFLGRYLTIAIFTAVQASGVTILTISTAAPGLRPAACAAGSAACERASGAQMGVLYLALYLTALGTGGLKSSVSGFGSDQFDESDSGEKSQMMRFFNWFFFFISLGSLLAVTVLVYVQDNLGRPWGYGACAAAIAAGLVVFLAGTRRYRFKKLVGSPLTQIAAVVVAAWRKRHLELPSDPSMLYDIDVGKLAAAEEVSSKKSKLKQRLPHTKQFSFLDHAAINEEAGVDGEASKWELATLTDVEEVKTVARMLPIWATTIMFWTVYAQMTTFSVSQATTMDRHIGGSFQIPAGSLTVFFVGSILLTVPVYDRLVVPAARRLCGNPHGLTPLQRIGVGLVLSILAMVCAALTEVRRLRVARDAGVAGGGEVVPMTVFWLIPQFFFVGAGEAFTYIGQLDFFLRECPKGMKTMSTGLFLSTLSLGFFVSSALVAAVHKLTGDRHAWIADNLNRGHLDRFYWLLAALCFANLAVYLVAARWYKYKAGRPGAAVEMADAEPCLH, from the exons ATGGTCGGGATGCTGCCGGAGAGCAATGCGCAGGCGGCGGACGTGCTGGGCGACGCGTGGGACTACGGCGGGAGGCccgcggcgaggtcgaggacGGGGAGGTggggcgccgccgcgatgATCCTCGTGGCGGAGCTGAACGAGCGGCTGACCACGCTCGGCATCGCCGTCAACCTGGTCACCTACCTGACGGCCACGATGCACGTCGGCAACGCCGAGGCGGCCAACGTCGTCACCAACTTCATGGGCACCTCCTTCATGCTCTGCCTCCTCGGCGGCTTCGTCGCCGACTCCTTCCTCGGCCGCTACCTCACCATCGCCATTTTCACCGCCGTCCAAGCCTCC GGCGTGACGATACTGACGatctcgacggcggcgccggggctgaggccggcggcgtgcgCAGCGGGGTCGGCGGCGTGCGAGCGGGCGTCGGGGGCGCAGATGGGGGTGCTCTACCTGGCGCTCTACCTGACGGCGCTGGGCACCGGCGGGCTCAAGTCGAGCGTCTCCGGCTTCGGCTCCGACCAGTTCGACGAGTCCGACTCCGGCGAGAAGTCGCAGATGATGCGCTTCTTCAActggttcttcttcttcatcagcCTCGGCTCGctgctcgccgtcaccgtgctCGTCTACGTCCAGGACAACCTGGGCCGCCCCTGGGGGTAcggcgcctgcgccgccgccatcgccgccggcctcgtcgtcttcctcgccgGCACCCGCAGGTACCGGTTCAAGAAGCTCGTGGGGAGCCCGCTCACCCagatcgccgccgtcgtcgtcgccgcctggCGCAAGCGCCACCTCGAGCTCCCCTCCGACCCCTCGATGCTCTACGACATCGACGTCGgcaagctcgccgccgccgaggaggtctCCTCCAAGAAGAGCAAGCTCAAGCAGCGCCTCCCCCACACCAAACAGTtcag ttTCTTGGACCATGCGGCGATCAACGAGGAGGCCGGCgtggacggcgaggcgagcaaGTGGGAGCTGGCGACGCTGACGGACGTGGAGGAGGTGAAGACGGTGGCGCGGATGCTGCCGATCTGGGCGACGACGATCATGTTCTGGACGGTGTACGCGCAGATGACCACCTTCTCGGTGTCGCAGGCCACCACCATGGACCGCCACATCGGCGGCTCCTTCCAGATCCCCGCCGGCTCCCTCACCGTCTTCTTCGTCGGCTCCATCCTCCTCACCGTGCCCGTCTACGACCGCCTCGTGGtcccggcggcgcgccgcctcTGCGGCAACCCGCACGGCCTCACGCCGCTGCAGCGGATCGGCGTCGGCCTGGTGCTGTCCATCCTCGCCATGGTCTGCGCCGCGCTCACCGAGGTGAGGCGGCtccgcgtggcgcgcgacgccggggtcgccggcggcggcgaagtcgTGCCCATGACCGTGTTCTGGCTCATCCCCCAGTTCTTcttcgtcggcgccggcgaggccttCACCTACATCGGCCAGCTCGACTTCTTCCTCCGCGAGTGCCCCAAGGGGATGAAGACCATGAGCACCGGCCTCTTCCTCAGCACGCTCTCGCTGGGCTTCTTCGTCAGCtcggcgctcgtcgccgccgtccacaaGCTCACCGGCGACCGCCACGCCTGGATCGCCGACAACCTCAACAGGGGCCACCTCGACAGGTTCTACTGGCTGCTCGCCGCCCTCTGCTTCGCCAACCTCGCCGTctacctcgtcgccgccaggtGGTACAAGTACAAGGCCGgccgccccggcgccgccgtcgagatGGCCGACGCCGAGCCGTGCCTCCACTGA